In Legionella sp. PATHC035, a genomic segment contains:
- a CDS encoding Mth938-like domain-containing protein: MNINLESAEQHAVQAYSDNKIQINSIVYERSLIISKTAIISDLAIKTIEEIDAHYMNLLTQFKPEIIIIGHEHTGKLLPLSILNQLTEQQIGIECMSVGAACRTYNVLLSEHRAVVAGFIFE, from the coding sequence ATGAATATCAATTTAGAGTCCGCGGAACAACACGCAGTACAAGCTTATAGTGATAACAAAATTCAGATTAATTCCATTGTTTATGAACGCAGTTTAATAATTTCTAAAACAGCAATCATTAGTGATCTTGCAATTAAAACCATCGAAGAAATTGATGCACACTATATGAACTTATTAACGCAATTTAAACCGGAAATTATCATCATTGGTCATGAACATACCGGAAAACTCCTGCCTCTGTCAATTCTCAATCAACTGACAGAACAGCAAATAGGTATAGAATGCATGTCTGTAGGTGCAGCATGTCGTACTTATAATGTGTTGCTGAGTGAGCACCGCGCTGTTGTTGCAGGATTTATTTTTGAATAG
- the lpdA gene encoding dihydrolipoyl dehydrogenase translates to MANKIKTDVVVLGSGPGGYTAAFRAADLGKKVVLVERYDSLGGVCLNVGCIPSKALLHLAKVVDEAHEMSDQGISFGKPKLDNKKIVAWKNSVVSKLTGGLKALSKQRKVEVITGVGKFSGSHQITVATKDGSVEVEFENAIIAVGSESINLPFIPEDKRIFSSTGALELADIKGNLLVLGGGIIGLEMATVYSSLGVDVTVVEFMDQLIPGADFDLVNVLQKRMQKKGVKFLLKTKVTAVEAKKDGIYVSMEGEHATDKPLCFQQVLVSVGRKPNGGAIDAEKAGVKVDERGFIKVDNQLRTNVSHIFAIGDVVGQPMLAHKAIPEGKVAAEVIAGKKHYFDPKCIASVAYTDPEIAWTGLTEKEAKEKGIRYEKATFPWAASGRALSMGREEGMTKLLFCPDTNRILGAGIVGVNAGDLIAETSLAIEMCCDVEDIALTIHPHPTLSETIAQAAEAFEGTITDLYLPKKKKSTE, encoded by the coding sequence ATGGCTAATAAAATTAAAACTGATGTCGTTGTGTTAGGAAGTGGACCTGGTGGATACACAGCAGCATTTAGAGCAGCGGACTTAGGAAAAAAAGTAGTTTTAGTTGAACGATATGATTCACTGGGTGGAGTTTGTTTAAATGTGGGCTGTATCCCTTCTAAAGCTTTGTTGCATCTTGCAAAAGTTGTTGATGAAGCTCATGAAATGTCTGATCAAGGTATAAGCTTTGGCAAACCAAAACTGGATAATAAAAAAATTGTTGCATGGAAAAACTCAGTTGTTTCCAAATTAACAGGCGGTTTAAAAGCCTTATCAAAACAAAGGAAAGTGGAAGTAATTACCGGAGTAGGGAAGTTCTCGGGTTCCCACCAAATAACTGTTGCTACCAAAGATGGCTCAGTCGAAGTGGAGTTTGAAAACGCTATCATTGCTGTAGGCTCTGAATCCATTAATTTACCTTTCATTCCTGAAGACAAGCGTATTTTTAGTTCAACAGGTGCCTTAGAACTTGCTGACATTAAAGGCAATCTATTGGTTTTAGGTGGAGGAATTATTGGACTGGAAATGGCCACAGTTTATTCATCTCTTGGAGTTGATGTAACCGTTGTTGAATTTATGGACCAACTTATTCCAGGTGCTGATTTTGATCTCGTTAATGTTTTGCAAAAACGCATGCAAAAGAAAGGCGTCAAATTCCTTTTGAAAACTAAAGTAACCGCAGTAGAAGCCAAAAAAGATGGTATCTATGTTTCTATGGAAGGCGAGCATGCAACAGACAAACCGCTGTGCTTCCAACAAGTTCTTGTTTCAGTTGGAAGAAAACCAAATGGTGGTGCAATTGATGCAGAAAAAGCTGGTGTAAAGGTGGACGAGCGAGGTTTTATCAAAGTTGATAATCAGCTAAGAACCAATGTCTCACATATTTTTGCTATCGGCGATGTCGTTGGACAACCTATGCTTGCGCATAAAGCAATTCCTGAGGGTAAAGTTGCTGCTGAAGTTATCGCTGGAAAAAAACATTATTTTGATCCCAAATGTATTGCGAGTGTTGCTTATACTGATCCCGAAATTGCTTGGACAGGCTTAACTGAAAAGGAAGCCAAAGAAAAAGGTATTCGTTATGAAAAAGCGACCTTCCCTTGGGCTGCCAGTGGCCGTGCACTAAGTATGGGACGCGAAGAAGGAATGACGAAATTGTTATTCTGTCCTGATACCAACCGAATATTGGGCGCAGGAATTGTTGGAGTTAATGCCGGTGATTTAATTGCTGAAACCTCATTGGCTATTGAAATGTGTTGCGATGTTGAAGACATTGCTCTGACAATACACCCACATCCAACACTTTCGGAAACTATTGCTCAAGCTGCAGAGGCATTTGAGGGTACGATAACCGATCTTTATTTGCCCAAAAAGAAAAAAAGTACTGAGTAA
- the rlmD gene encoding 23S rRNA (uracil(1939)-C(5))-methyltransferase RlmD: protein MRRAKPKHNPTPQTAQIDNLSHDGKGVARIQGKATFIQGALPGELVEFQYKRIKKDFDEGLLLKVLKPSSLRVEPKCPHYSMCGGCSLQHMSAEEQIHFKQEQLLDLLSRYGHTNPQTVLLPLVSNYWNYRNKARLSVRFVEKKQTSMVGFRERNNPRYITEITQCPVLNAKLDADIIPLRQLIDSMQDKHCIAQIEVAAGDDEVALIFRNLTALNGEDELKIQKFAEDYQYKIFLQPGGPDSVYCFYPPKSSEYLTYTLPDYLITYSFHPTDFTQVNSALNRSMVSQAIQLMDLKSTDIVLDLFCGLGNFSLPMAKFCAKVLGVEGSKTMVERAYMNAKLNHIQNVDFYAANLDDVNEVKKLVQQPCSKVLIDPPRSGALEIVKQIDALNPERIVYVSCNPVTLARDTDILVNQKGYTLIKAGVMDMFPHTAHVESIALFEKG from the coding sequence ATGAGAAGAGCAAAACCCAAACACAATCCAACCCCGCAAACTGCTCAAATCGATAATTTAAGCCATGATGGAAAAGGAGTTGCACGTATTCAAGGTAAGGCAACTTTTATTCAAGGTGCTTTGCCAGGTGAATTAGTTGAGTTCCAGTATAAAAGGATAAAAAAAGATTTTGATGAAGGCCTTTTACTTAAGGTTCTTAAACCATCTTCCTTACGGGTCGAACCTAAGTGCCCGCATTATTCTATGTGTGGGGGTTGCTCATTACAACATATGAGTGCAGAAGAACAGATTCATTTTAAACAAGAGCAATTATTGGATTTGTTATCACGATACGGTCATACCAACCCCCAAACTGTGTTATTACCTCTAGTTTCAAATTATTGGAATTACAGAAATAAGGCACGATTAAGCGTACGATTTGTTGAGAAGAAACAGACTTCAATGGTTGGTTTTAGGGAACGTAATAATCCTAGGTATATTACTGAAATTACCCAATGTCCTGTTTTAAATGCCAAACTTGATGCAGATATCATTCCATTAAGACAATTGATCGATTCGATGCAAGATAAACATTGTATTGCACAAATTGAAGTTGCTGCTGGCGATGATGAGGTTGCTCTTATTTTTCGGAATTTAACTGCTTTAAATGGTGAGGATGAGTTAAAAATTCAAAAATTTGCTGAAGACTATCAATATAAAATTTTTCTTCAGCCTGGTGGTCCCGATAGCGTTTATTGTTTTTATCCACCCAAATCCAGTGAGTATCTCACATACACATTACCGGACTATCTGATTACCTATTCATTTCATCCCACAGATTTTACGCAAGTGAATTCTGCGTTAAATCGTTCCATGGTATCGCAAGCCATACAACTTATGGACTTAAAAAGTACAGATATAGTGCTAGACTTATTTTGTGGGTTGGGAAATTTTTCACTTCCAATGGCTAAATTTTGTGCCAAAGTACTCGGTGTTGAAGGCAGTAAGACTATGGTTGAAAGAGCATACATGAATGCCAAATTAAACCATATTCAAAATGTAGATTTTTATGCGGCAAATTTGGATGATGTTAATGAAGTTAAGAAACTGGTTCAGCAGCCTTGTAGTAAAGTATTAATTGACCCTCCTCGATCAGGCGCGCTTGAAATTGTGAAACAAATTGATGCATTAAATCCAGAGCGTATTGTTTATGTATCGTGTAATCCCGTAACATTAGCACGAGATACTGATATATTAGTCAATCAAAAAGGCTATACACTGATAAAAGCAGGAGTAATGGATATGTTCCCTCATACTGCCCATGTTGAGTCGATAGCGTTATTTGAAAAAGGATAA
- the aceF gene encoding dihydrolipoyllysine-residue acetyltransferase, with the protein MSNEIEVKIPDIGGATQVDVIEIMVQVGQQIEVDTPLITLESDKASMEIPSPVAGKITKLNIKVGDKVSEGDVILLATVESKSATEKESESQAPKNETPNKELDKPQIVQEKKSESIKEIKIPDIGGATQVDVIEIMVHVGDRIEVDTPLITLESDKASMDIPSPVAGTVTKLSVKVGDKVSEGDVILFATVENGSEVAKTEQTASESVQVSTFESSKPATEDLKKEDVSPKTISASTVESTRILAAGPAVRRMARELGVNLSEVAGTGRKERITKEDVQAFVKARLSEQPSSSSLGMPSNPVIDFSQFGEIETKPLNKIKRLTGVNVHRSWITIPHVTQFDSADITDVEAFRKSEAENAKEKGYKLTLLAFVCAVVSKALKAFPQFNASLDATGANLVYKKYCNIGIAVETPNGLVVPVIKNVDKLSVADIATEMTRLSSKARDKGLMPADMAGGCFTISSLGGIGGTSFTPIVNSPEVAILGLSRSEIKPVYENGTFQPRLMLPLSLSYDHRVIDGAEAARFTRFICDCLSDIRRILL; encoded by the coding sequence ATGTCAAACGAAATAGAAGTTAAGATTCCTGATATTGGTGGAGCTACTCAAGTTGATGTGATTGAAATAATGGTTCAGGTTGGTCAGCAAATCGAAGTTGATACACCACTTATTACTTTGGAATCAGATAAAGCCAGCATGGAGATTCCCTCTCCGGTTGCAGGTAAAATCACTAAACTAAACATAAAAGTGGGGGATAAGGTCTCTGAAGGAGACGTAATTCTTTTGGCAACAGTTGAAAGTAAATCAGCAACTGAAAAGGAAAGTGAATCACAAGCTCCTAAAAATGAAACACCCAATAAAGAGCTAGATAAACCTCAAATCGTGCAGGAAAAAAAATCGGAAAGTATAAAAGAAATCAAGATCCCCGATATTGGTGGAGCAACCCAAGTCGATGTGATTGAGATTATGGTACACGTTGGGGATCGGATTGAAGTGGATACGCCACTCATTACCTTGGAGTCGGATAAGGCCAGCATGGATATCCCTTCTCCAGTGGCTGGAACAGTCACGAAACTGAGTGTAAAAGTTGGTGATAAAGTATCTGAAGGCGATGTGATTCTTTTCGCTACAGTAGAAAATGGTTCTGAAGTCGCAAAAACTGAACAAACAGCTAGTGAATCAGTGCAAGTAAGTACTTTTGAATCCTCGAAACCAGCTACAGAGGATCTTAAAAAAGAAGATGTTTCACCGAAAACTATTTCTGCCAGTACCGTTGAGTCAACAAGAATACTCGCTGCCGGTCCTGCTGTAAGACGTATGGCTCGAGAGCTTGGGGTCAACTTATCTGAAGTGGCAGGAACTGGTCGTAAAGAGCGTATTACGAAAGAAGACGTCCAGGCTTTTGTAAAAGCACGTCTCAGTGAGCAACCCAGCTCGAGTTCTTTAGGTATGCCATCTAATCCAGTAATTGATTTTAGTCAGTTCGGTGAAATTGAAACGAAACCACTTAATAAAATTAAAAGGCTTACTGGGGTTAATGTGCATCGCTCTTGGATTACAATACCTCATGTCACCCAATTTGATTCAGCTGACATTACCGATGTTGAGGCATTTAGAAAATCTGAGGCAGAGAATGCAAAAGAAAAGGGTTATAAACTTACATTACTTGCATTTGTCTGTGCCGTAGTGAGTAAAGCTTTAAAAGCGTTCCCTCAATTTAACGCATCTTTAGATGCTACCGGTGCTAATCTTGTTTATAAAAAATATTGCAATATAGGAATTGCTGTTGAGACGCCCAATGGATTGGTTGTGCCGGTAATAAAAAATGTGGATAAGTTAAGCGTTGCTGATATTGCAACCGAAATGACGCGTTTAAGCTCAAAAGCTCGAGATAAAGGATTGATGCCGGCAGATATGGCTGGTGGCTGCTTTACTATTTCCAGCTTAGGCGGAATTGGTGGTACATCTTTTACACCCATAGTGAATAGCCCCGAAGTAGCGATCCTTGGGTTGTCTCGGTCTGAAATAAAACCCGTCTACGAAAATGGCACATTCCAACCAAGATTAATGTTGCCTTTATCTTTATCCTACGATCATCGAGTGATTGATGGTGCTGAGGCAGCGCGTTTTACTCGTTTTATTTGTGATTGCTTAAGTGATATAAGACGAATTTTACTGTAG
- the rimI gene encoding ribosomal protein S18-alanine N-acetyltransferase, with amino-acid sequence MAFNIRRMTESDVDAVYLIEKNAHIAPWSREILRDCVRVGYDCRLFEVDEGSQRLIGGYIISRHSNKCGHILNFCIAKPFQSKGYGRQFLKKVLFSLTESQHIDYVTLEVRPSNKAALSLYQSMGFEQAEIKPGYYIEDNKIEDAIVLKKILHIQN; translated from the coding sequence ATGGCATTCAACATTCGGCGCATGACTGAATCAGATGTTGATGCAGTTTATTTAATTGAAAAAAATGCGCATATTGCTCCTTGGAGTAGAGAGATTTTAAGGGATTGCGTTCGTGTGGGATATGATTGTCGCCTATTCGAAGTTGATGAAGGAAGTCAGCGACTCATTGGTGGTTATATTATTTCCAGACACAGTAACAAATGCGGTCATATTTTAAATTTTTGTATTGCCAAACCATTTCAATCAAAAGGTTATGGACGCCAATTTCTGAAAAAAGTGCTTTTTTCTTTAACTGAATCACAGCATATTGATTATGTCACTCTTGAAGTGCGGCCTAGCAATAAAGCAGCGTTATCTCTTTATCAGAGTATGGGCTTTGAACAAGCAGAAATTAAACCGGGTTATTACATAGAAGATAATAAGATTGAAGATGCAATTGTATTGAAAAAGATATTACACATTCAAAATTAA
- the alaC gene encoding alanine transaminase, with product MSQFPRINRLPPYVFNTLTQLKTEARARGEDIIDFGMGNPDQPTPPHIVNKLIEAVQRPDTHRYSMSKGIPRLRRAMASWYQRNYDVSLNSETQILATIGSKEGLAHLALAISGPGDTILVPDPAYPIHTYGFIIAGANVKQIPLINETQFLASIEDTINRSLPKPKALVINFPANPSTHCVDYSFFEQVIDLAKKHKIWVIHDLAYADIVFDGYKAPSILQVPGATDVAIETYSMSKSYNMPGWRVGFACGNEELVAALTRIKSYLDYGTFTPIQVAAIAALDGPDECVHEIRALYEKRRNILCDGLNEIGWEVTRPKATMFVWAPIPTHYQHMGSLEFSKYLLKEAHVAVSPGIGFGQQGDHHVRFGLIENKDRMRQALRNLKALFRRDGLIKAEETCML from the coding sequence ATGAGTCAATTTCCGCGCATAAATCGTTTGCCCCCTTATGTTTTTAATACTTTAACGCAATTAAAAACCGAAGCGCGGGCGCGGGGAGAAGACATTATTGATTTCGGTATGGGAAATCCAGATCAACCCACACCACCTCATATTGTAAATAAGTTGATTGAGGCAGTACAAAGGCCAGATACCCATCGATATTCTATGTCGAAAGGTATACCAAGGTTAAGACGGGCTATGGCCTCCTGGTATCAACGCAACTATGATGTATCTTTAAATAGTGAAACACAAATATTAGCTACTATTGGTTCAAAAGAGGGATTGGCTCATTTGGCCTTAGCGATAAGTGGGCCTGGAGATACCATACTGGTCCCTGATCCAGCTTACCCTATCCATACCTATGGATTTATTATTGCAGGTGCTAACGTCAAACAAATTCCTTTGATTAATGAAACTCAGTTTTTAGCGTCAATAGAGGATACAATTAATCGAAGCTTGCCGAAACCTAAAGCATTAGTCATTAATTTCCCGGCTAATCCAAGTACGCATTGTGTTGATTATTCCTTTTTTGAGCAAGTAATTGATCTGGCGAAAAAACATAAAATTTGGGTAATTCATGATTTAGCTTATGCTGATATTGTATTTGATGGATATAAAGCTCCATCAATACTTCAAGTACCCGGCGCTACGGATGTTGCCATCGAAACTTATTCGATGTCCAAGTCATATAATATGCCGGGTTGGCGAGTTGGTTTTGCTTGTGGAAATGAGGAACTCGTTGCCGCGCTTACTCGAATTAAATCTTATTTGGATTACGGTACGTTTACACCAATCCAAGTAGCTGCTATTGCCGCACTGGATGGGCCTGATGAGTGTGTGCATGAAATCAGGGCACTCTATGAGAAAAGACGTAATATTCTTTGTGATGGTTTAAATGAGATTGGCTGGGAAGTGACTCGACCCAAAGCAACTATGTTCGTTTGGGCACCTATCCCAACTCATTATCAACACATGGGGTCACTTGAATTCAGCAAATATTTACTTAAAGAAGCTCATGTCGCTGTATCCCCAGGGATAGGCTTTGGCCAACAAGGTGATCATCATGTTCGTTTTGGTTTAATAGAAAATAAAGATCGGATGCGACAAGCATTACGAAACTTAAAGGCATTATTTCGTAGAGATGGATTGATTAAGGCCGAAGAAACATGCATGTTGTAA
- the relA gene encoding GTP diphosphokinase encodes MVRVKDTVPLCEDGSIDVDLWLHQLGAKGYLENLELIRSACALSQLAGQEHATETGHSCLQQGLIMADLLADLEVDPETLAAAIIFENVHYADLSIDDVSEQLGPNIAKLVKGIERMSAMHSFQGLNKYPQNKQQIDNIRKMLLAMVDDVRAVLIKLAERLCVLRTATHLSEELRKQLATEAMEIYAPLANRLGIGAIKWEMEDLAFRHLHPEDYKAIAKGLKAKRLERDNFVNTIVGQLNEQIKASGIDHFAVYGRSKHIHSIYKKMTRKNVSLDEIYDATAVRVLVDTQPQCYEVLGMVHTLWKQIPAEFDDYIINPKANGYQSLHTAVTGPEGRAFEVQIRTFHMHDLAEMGVAAHWKYKEGGFKQKQSHERKIEWLRDVLAWHREMASNKGVPESTTTEFLEDRVYVFTPDGDVLDLPQGVTPLDFAYHVHSDLGHRCRGARINGHIVPLTYQLKTGDKVEILAGKEIKPSRDWINPHLNYLKTSRAKAKVLHWFKMQDYDRNIQDGRELLDKELKSLGIKSDKLNEVATALHFKKLDDLYANLGRGDIKIGQIISKLAPPPTSELNLERFVKPQAKPEVTGSDLRIEGVGNLLTFMARCCQPVPGDPVIGYITIGRGVSVHRPDCPNIIHASERQKQRFLQVTWGSATRENYVVDILIKAFDRSELLKDVTSLLANEKAHVYALQTQSNKQENMAYITLTVDVDGLNSLSRLLTKLEQIPNVLEARRQL; translated from the coding sequence ATGGTTAGAGTAAAAGATACCGTTCCATTGTGCGAAGATGGAAGCATTGATGTTGATTTATGGCTTCATCAATTAGGCGCAAAAGGTTATTTGGAAAATCTTGAACTCATTCGTAGCGCATGTGCTCTCAGTCAGCTTGCAGGTCAAGAACATGCTACAGAAACAGGTCATTCTTGTTTGCAACAAGGATTGATTATGGCGGATTTACTTGCTGATCTTGAAGTTGACCCAGAAACGCTGGCTGCTGCAATTATTTTTGAAAATGTGCATTATGCCGATCTGTCCATTGATGATGTGTCGGAGCAGTTGGGTCCTAATATTGCGAAGCTCGTGAAAGGTATTGAGCGCATGAGCGCGATGCACAGTTTTCAAGGATTAAATAAATACCCACAAAATAAGCAACAAATTGATAACATTCGCAAAATGTTATTGGCTATGGTTGATGATGTGCGGGCTGTATTGATCAAGCTTGCTGAACGCTTGTGTGTTTTAAGAACCGCCACTCATTTATCTGAAGAATTACGCAAACAATTAGCTACCGAGGCAATGGAAATTTATGCTCCTTTAGCCAATAGACTGGGAATAGGGGCCATTAAATGGGAAATGGAAGACTTGGCTTTTCGTCATTTACACCCTGAAGATTATAAAGCGATTGCCAAGGGTCTGAAGGCGAAACGACTGGAGCGCGATAACTTTGTCAATACAATTGTTGGCCAGCTTAATGAACAAATTAAAGCAAGTGGAATAGATCATTTTGCTGTTTACGGTAGATCAAAACATATCCATAGTATTTATAAAAAGATGACCCGTAAGAATGTGTCGCTGGATGAAATTTATGATGCTACAGCGGTACGTGTCCTCGTAGATACCCAACCTCAATGTTATGAGGTCTTAGGTATGGTGCATACACTTTGGAAGCAAATTCCAGCTGAGTTCGATGATTACATTATCAATCCTAAAGCAAATGGCTATCAATCGTTGCATACAGCAGTTACAGGCCCTGAAGGTCGAGCTTTTGAAGTACAAATAAGAACATTTCATATGCATGATTTGGCCGAAATGGGGGTTGCCGCACATTGGAAATATAAAGAGGGTGGTTTTAAACAGAAACAAAGCCATGAACGTAAAATTGAATGGTTACGCGATGTATTGGCTTGGCATCGAGAAATGGCAAGTAATAAAGGGGTTCCTGAAAGTACTACCACAGAGTTTCTCGAAGATAGGGTTTATGTTTTTACTCCTGATGGTGATGTTCTTGATCTACCTCAAGGCGTTACTCCTTTGGATTTTGCATATCATGTACACAGTGATTTAGGGCATCGCTGTCGAGGGGCCCGTATCAATGGCCATATCGTTCCTTTGACTTATCAACTGAAAACAGGAGATAAGGTGGAGATTTTGGCTGGAAAAGAAATCAAGCCATCTCGTGATTGGATCAATCCTCACTTGAACTATCTCAAAACATCCCGAGCTAAGGCCAAAGTATTGCATTGGTTTAAAATGCAAGATTATGATCGAAACATCCAGGATGGACGTGAGTTATTAGATAAAGAATTAAAATCTTTAGGAATAAAATCTGATAAACTGAATGAAGTAGCGACGGCACTGCATTTCAAAAAACTTGATGATCTGTATGCAAATCTTGGACGTGGTGATATCAAGATAGGACAAATCATCAGTAAGCTTGCTCCACCACCTACTTCAGAACTCAATCTTGAGCGATTTGTTAAACCACAGGCCAAGCCAGAGGTTACGGGGAGCGATCTTCGAATTGAAGGGGTCGGTAATTTATTAACTTTTATGGCTCGATGCTGCCAACCTGTCCCAGGTGATCCAGTAATTGGCTACATCACTATAGGAAGAGGTGTGTCAGTACATAGGCCAGATTGCCCTAACATTATTCATGCGAGTGAACGGCAAAAGCAACGCTTCCTGCAAGTTACTTGGGGCAGTGCTACACGTGAAAACTATGTAGTGGATATTTTAATCAAGGCATTTGATCGTTCTGAGCTTTTAAAAGATGTCACATCATTACTTGCCAATGAAAAAGCACATGTTTATGCACTACAAACGCAAAGTAACAAACAAGAAAACATGGCCTATATTACATTAACTGTAGATGTTGATGGTCTAAATAGTCTCTCTCGCCTATTAACAAAATTAGAGCAAATCCCGAATGTTCTTGAGGCACGAAGACAGCTCTAA